From a single Miscanthus floridulus cultivar M001 chromosome 8, ASM1932011v1, whole genome shotgun sequence genomic region:
- the LOC136472934 gene encoding probable RNA methyltransferase At5g51130 — protein MATSTEPGTKGEANRKGTKGEANRKRSSEQGEGGQGGAGSNIPSRSMATSTEPEGAPPAAKGTRGEANRKRSSEQGEGGQGGAGSSGGGWQKRKKEVFIYGNYKNYYGYRIDRNVGEDPRLEAFKKQWFENKDCLDIGCNQGLVTIGLAMKFNCRSILGVDIDSGLIETAKWNLRRIMRQDKVATKNVKAQELSDSPSQSSPGEVASELSNGNRHQDLFKIVSFRRENFVESMDGCSEQYDTILCLSVTKWIHLNWGDDGLVTLFVKIWRLLRPGGVFIMEPQPWSSYKNNRLVSEVAKENFNTICIYPETFREILLDKIGFRSVELIADRLVGTVSGFNRPIEVYHK, from the exons ATGGCCACCTCTACGGAGCCGGGGACTAAAGGAGAGGCCAATAGGAAGGGGACTAAAGGAGAGGCCAATAGGAAGCGGAGCAGCGAACAGGGAGAGGGAGGCCAGGGAGGCGCAGGTAGCAACATCCCTTCTCGGAGCATGGCCACCTCTACGGAACCGGAGGGCGCGCCGCCTGCGGCTAAGGGGACTAGAGGAGAGGCCAATAGGAAGCGGAGCAGCGAACAGGGAGAGGGAGGCCAGGGAGGCGCaggtagcagcggcggcggctggcagAAGCGGAAGAAGGAGGTCTTCATCTACGGCAACTACAAGAACTACTACGGCTACCGG ATTGACCGTAATGTTGGTGAAGATCCTCGCCTCGAGGCGTTCAAGAAGCAGTGGTTTGAAAACAAGGATTGTCTCGATATTGGATGCAACCAGGGTTTGGTAACGATTGGCTTAG CCATGAAATTTAATTGTCGAAGCATTCTTGGAGTTGATATTGATTCAG GTTTGATCGAGACTGCTAAGTGGAACCTACGAAGGATAATGCGGCAGGATAAGGTGGCTACAAAAAACGTGAAAGCTCAGGAATTGTCAGATTCTCCTTCTCAGAGCTCTCCAGGAGAAGTGGCATCTGAGTTATCAAATGGGAACAGGCACCAAGATCTTTTTAAAATTGTCTCTTTTCGACGTGAAAATTTTGTAGAGAGTATGGATGGATGTTCAGAACAGTATGACACCATACTCTG TTTGAGTGTGACAAAATGGATCCACCTGAACTGGGGTGATGATGGCCTAGTTACTTTGTTCGTGAAGATCTGGAGGCTTCTTAGACCG GGAGGTGTTTTTATCATGGAGCCTCAACCATGGAGTTCATATAAGAATAACAGATTAGTTTCAGAG GTTGCCAAAGAGAACTTCAACACCATCTGTATATACCCAGAGACATTTCGGGAGATTCTTCTAGACAAG ATTGGATTTAGGTCGGTAGAGTTGATTGCAGACAGATTGGTGGGTACCGTCAGTGGTTTCAACCGCCCAATAGAAGTTTACCACAAATGA